In one window of Vibrio sp. DW001 DNA:
- the mioC gene encoding FMN-binding protein MioC, producing MIHIITGSTLGGAEYVGDHISDLLQQKGKETTIHNTPTIDDITNEGTWLIVTSTHGAGDYPENIQPFINNLLAAPPRMNAVKFAVIAIGDSSYDTFCAAGKHAFSLLVDIGATPIADCFTIDILDHQIPEEPAEEWLTSIINQI from the coding sequence ATGATCCATATAATAACAGGCAGTACTTTAGGTGGCGCTGAGTACGTTGGTGACCACATAAGTGATCTTTTACAGCAAAAAGGGAAAGAAACGACGATCCACAATACCCCTACAATTGACGATATTACTAACGAAGGTACGTGGCTAATTGTCACTTCTACCCATGGTGCTGGCGACTACCCAGAAAATATCCAACCTTTTATCAACAACCTGCTCGCAGCACCACCTCGAATGAATGCAGTGAAATTTGCAGTTATTGCGATCGGCGATTCGAGCTATGACACCTTCTGTGCAGCAGGAAAACATGCATTCTCTTTGCTCGTTGATATAGGTGCAACCCCTATTGCAGATTGCTTTACCATCGATATACTTGATCATCAGATTCCAGAGGAACCGGCAGAAGAGTGGTTAACCTCAATTATTAATCAGATATAA
- the mnmE gene encoding tRNA uridine-5-carboxymethylaminomethyl(34) synthesis GTPase MnmE, which yields MTTDTIVAQATAPGRGGVGIIRVSGPKASQVALEVTGKKLKPRYAEYISFKSEDGLELDQGIALYFPNPNSFTGEDVLELQGHGGPVVMDMLIKRILKIDGMRPARPGEFSERAFMNDKMDLTQAEAIADLIDASSEEAAKSALQSLQGQFSKRINTLVDSLIHLRIYVEAAIDFPEEEINFLADGKVSADLQRIIDNLEAVKVEANQGSIMREGMKVVIAGRPNAGKSSLLNALSGKESAIVTDIAGTTRDVLREHIHIDGMPLHIIDTAGLRVASDEVERIGINRAWQEISQADRVLFMVDGTTTDATDPKEIWPDFIDRLPNNIGMTVIRNKADQTDEVLGICHVNDPTLIRLSAKTGEGINSLRTHLKECMGFTGNNEGGFMARRRHLEALNKASEHLNIGQEQLEGYMAGEILAEELRITQQYLNEITGEFSSDDLLGRIFSSFCIGK from the coding sequence ATGACCACAGACACTATTGTCGCTCAAGCTACTGCCCCCGGACGTGGCGGTGTTGGTATTATTAGGGTATCAGGGCCTAAAGCTTCTCAAGTGGCACTAGAGGTTACCGGCAAGAAATTAAAACCTCGTTATGCGGAATATATTTCCTTCAAATCAGAAGATGGCCTTGAGTTAGACCAAGGTATTGCTCTCTATTTTCCAAACCCTAACTCATTTACGGGTGAAGATGTTCTCGAACTTCAAGGGCATGGTGGGCCAGTCGTCATGGATATGCTTATCAAGCGTATTTTAAAAATAGACGGCATGCGTCCTGCTCGTCCTGGTGAATTCTCTGAACGCGCTTTTATGAACGACAAAATGGACCTAACTCAAGCAGAAGCCATTGCAGACCTCATTGATGCAAGTTCAGAGGAAGCGGCAAAATCTGCACTTCAATCTCTACAAGGGCAGTTTTCTAAAAGAATAAATACACTGGTTGATTCTCTAATCCATCTAAGAATTTACGTTGAAGCCGCTATCGACTTCCCTGAAGAAGAAATTAATTTCCTCGCTGATGGAAAAGTAAGTGCTGACTTACAGCGGATAATAGATAATTTAGAAGCGGTAAAGGTAGAGGCCAACCAAGGATCTATTATGCGTGAGGGTATGAAGGTGGTTATTGCTGGCAGACCAAATGCTGGTAAATCAAGCCTTCTAAACGCACTTTCAGGCAAAGAGTCTGCCATTGTCACTGATATAGCTGGGACAACACGTGATGTATTAAGAGAACATATTCACATTGATGGTATGCCGTTGCATATTATCGATACCGCGGGCCTAAGGGTTGCATCTGATGAAGTAGAAAGGATCGGTATAAACAGAGCATGGCAGGAGATATCTCAAGCAGATAGAGTTTTATTTATGGTAGATGGAACAACTACCGATGCCACAGACCCTAAAGAAATATGGCCTGATTTTATTGATCGTCTACCCAACAACATTGGAATGACAGTCATTCGAAACAAAGCAGATCAAACCGACGAAGTGCTCGGCATCTGTCATGTTAACGATCCAACGCTTATCCGCTTATCGGCGAAAACAGGTGAAGGCATTAATTCTCTTCGAACTCACCTGAAAGAATGCATGGGCTTCACCGGAAATAATGAAGGTGGATTTATGGCTCGCAGACGTCACTTAGAAGCGCTAAATAAGGCCTCAGAGCACTTAAATATAGGTCAAGAGCAGTTGGAAGGTTATATGGCAGGAGAAATTCTTGCTGAAGAACTTAGAATCACCCAACAGTATCTCAATGAAATTACAGGTGAATTTAGTTCAGATGATCTTTTAGGACGCATTTTTTCATCATTTTGTATTGGTAAATAG